One region of Aurantimonas sp. HBX-1 genomic DNA includes:
- the nusB gene encoding transcription antitermination factor NusB produces MADTEPQPRPVKQANKRGAARLAAVQALYQMDVGGTGLLETVAEYESFRLGQEIDGETYRDADAAWFRDVVSGVVRAQKSIDPLIHASLPTDWPLSRLDTTLRAILRAGCYELSARKDVPVAVIVSEYVDVAKAFYNEEEPKLVNAVLDRIARAERGEGKGRD; encoded by the coding sequence ATGGCCGACACCGAACCGCAACCGCGTCCCGTCAAGCAGGCCAACAAGCGCGGCGCGGCGCGACTTGCCGCCGTGCAGGCGCTCTACCAGATGGATGTCGGCGGCACCGGCCTCTTGGAGACCGTCGCCGAGTACGAGAGCTTCCGCCTCGGCCAGGAGATCGACGGCGAGACCTATCGCGACGCCGACGCCGCCTGGTTCCGCGATGTCGTCTCCGGCGTCGTGCGCGCCCAGAAGAGCATCGACCCGCTGATCCACGCCTCGCTGCCGACCGACTGGCCGCTGTCGCGTCTCGACACTACGCTGCGGGCGATCCTGCGGGCCGGCTGCTACGAGTTGTCCGCCCGCAAGGACGTGCCGGTCGCGGTGATCGTCTCCGAATATGTCGACGTCGCCAAGGCCTTCTACAACGAGGAAGAGCCGAAGCTCGTCAACGCGGTTCTCGATCGGATCGCCCGGGCCGAGCGCGGCGAGGGCAAGGGACGCGACTGA
- a CDS encoding MFS transporter, which produces MSAAALPGAERAARRNALVLATAQAVVGSAGPVAISIGGLAGYWLLLADKSLATLPVTGYNLGVALGAVPAAALMRAIGRRYGFVAGSLVMSAGALSAALALFQSNFWLFALSMLVVGAGGSFTQQYRFAAADGAPRTYQPRAIGIVLAGGIFAAVIGPQAVRFTDGLFFPVEFAGAFFALAALGLVGAGVLSFLRVPAASSEDSVADVVPPRPLAQIAGQPRFLVGLLCGVGTYATMSFVMTGAPLAMVGCGLSRDVSVLGIQWHVLAMFGPSFFTGRLIARFGKARIVATGMLLLAASAAVSLSGLAVWNFWLGLVLLGLGWNFGFIGATAMVAETYRPSEKNKTQGLHDLLLFGCVAAASLLSGRIYVAAGWETMNLVVFPVVATCLAALALQAIRGRRIAAEG; this is translated from the coding sequence ATGAGCGCCGCCGCGCTGCCCGGTGCGGAACGCGCGGCGCGGCGCAACGCGCTGGTGCTGGCGACGGCGCAGGCGGTGGTCGGATCGGCGGGACCGGTCGCCATCTCCATCGGCGGCCTCGCCGGCTACTGGCTGCTGCTTGCCGACAAGTCCCTCGCGACACTGCCGGTCACCGGCTACAATCTGGGCGTTGCGCTGGGCGCCGTTCCCGCCGCCGCCCTGATGCGGGCCATCGGCCGCCGCTACGGCTTCGTCGCCGGGTCGCTGGTCATGTCGGCGGGCGCGCTCTCTGCCGCGCTGGCGCTGTTCCAATCGAACTTCTGGCTGTTCGCCCTGTCGATGCTCGTCGTCGGTGCCGGCGGCTCGTTCACCCAGCAATACCGGTTCGCCGCGGCCGACGGGGCACCGCGCACCTATCAGCCGCGAGCCATCGGGATCGTCCTCGCCGGCGGCATCTTCGCCGCGGTGATCGGGCCGCAGGCGGTCCGCTTCACCGACGGGCTGTTCTTCCCGGTGGAGTTCGCGGGCGCCTTCTTCGCCCTGGCGGCGCTGGGCCTCGTCGGGGCCGGAGTGCTGAGCTTCCTGCGCGTGCCCGCGGCCTCGAGTGAGGATTCCGTCGCCGACGTGGTCCCGCCGCGGCCCCTGGCGCAGATCGCCGGGCAGCCGCGCTTCCTCGTCGGGCTCCTCTGCGGCGTCGGCACCTATGCGACGATGAGCTTCGTGATGACCGGCGCGCCGCTGGCGATGGTCGGCTGCGGCCTGTCGCGCGACGTCAGCGTGCTCGGCATCCAGTGGCACGTGCTGGCAATGTTCGGCCCGAGCTTCTTCACCGGGCGGCTGATCGCGCGCTTCGGCAAGGCCCGGATCGTCGCCACCGGCATGCTGCTGCTCGCCGCCAGCGCCGCCGTCTCGCTGTCCGGCCTGGCGGTCTGGAATTTCTGGCTCGGCCTCGTCCTCCTGGGGCTCGGCTGGAACTTCGGCTTCATCGGCGCGACGGCGATGGTCGCCGAGACCTACCGCCCGTCCGAGAAGAACAAGACGCAGGGCCTGCACGACCTGCTGCTGTTCGGCTGCGTTGCCGCCGCCTCGCTGCTGTCGGGCCGAATCTACGTCGCGGCCGGCTGGGAAACCATGAATCTCGTCGTCTTCCCGGTCGTCGCCACATGCCTTGCCGCCCTCGCGCTGCAGGCGATCCGCGGCCGCAGGATTGCCGCCGAGGGTTGA